A section of the Lutra lutra chromosome 3, mLutLut1.2, whole genome shotgun sequence genome encodes:
- the PRKAG3 gene encoding 5'-AMP-activated protein kinase subunit gamma-3 isoform X2, whose translation MSFLEQGENTSWPSPAMSTGSERSHGKQGTKASRWTRQEAVEERELLGLGEDPTDSQARPPAEYAGLEATFPEATHLSQAAPLARLGSAPTEWDIFPSDDVASTAGSSTDGLELDLEFPATGAWGYELGMVEERPALCPSPRALLPKPGWDDELQKPGAQVYMRFMQEHTCYDAMATSSKLVIFDTTLEIKKAFFALVANGIRAAPLWDSKKQSFVGMLTITDFILVLHRYYRSPLVQIHEIEEHKIETWREIYLQGCFKPLVSISPNSSLFEAVYILIKNRIHRLPVLDPVSGAVLHILTHKRLLKFLHIFGALLPQPSFLSRTIQDLGIGTFRDLAVVLDTAPILTALDIFVDRRVSALPVINEAGQVVGLYSRFDVIHLAAQQTYNHLDISVREALKQRTLCLEGVLSCQPHESLGEVIDRIVREQVHRLVLVDESQHLLGIVSLSDILQALVLSPAGIDALGA comes from the exons ATGAGCTTCCTAGAACAAGGAGAGAACACTTCATGGCCATCACCGGCCATGAGCACTGGCTCAGAGAGAAGCCATGGGAAACAGGGCACCAAGGCCTCACGATGGACAAGGCAGGAGGCtgtggaggaaagggagctgCTGGGTCTGGGGGAAG ATCCAACCGATTCCCAGGCCAGGCCACCTGCTGAGTACGCCGGGCTGGAGGCCACATTCCCCGAGGCGACGCATTTGTCCCAAGCTGCTCCCTTGGCCCGGTTGGGCTCCGCACCCACAGAGTGGGACATCTTCCCCTCCGACGACGTAGCCTCAACCGCAGGCTCCAGCACAGATGGTCTGGAGCTAGACCTAGAGTTCCCGGCCACTGGGGCCTGGGGGTACGAGCTGGGCATGGTGGAAGAGAGGCCTGCCTTGTGCCCCTCCCCGCGGGCCCTCCTACCCAAGCCGGGCTGGGACGATGAGCTGCAGAAGCCGGGGGCACAGGTCTACATGCGTTTCATGCAGGAGCACACCTGCTACGATGCCATGGCAACCAGCTCCAAGCTGGTCATCTTCGACACCACGCTGGAG atCAAGAAGGCCTTCTTTGCCCTTGTGGCCAACGGCATCCGGGCGGCACCTCTGTGGGACAGCAAGAAGCAAAGCTTtgtgg GGATGCTGACCATCACGGATTTCATCTTGGTGCTGCACCGCTATTATAGGTCCCCGCTG GTCCAGATCCATGAGATTGAAGAACACAAGATTGAGACCTGGAGAG AAATCTACCTTCAAGGCTGCTTCAAGCCTCTGGTCTCCATTTCTCCCAACAGCAG CCTGTTTGAAGCTGTCTACATCCTCATTAAGAACCGGATCCACCGTCTGCCGGTCCTGGACCCAGTCTCGGGCGCcgtgctccacatcctcacacaCAAGCGGCTGCTCAAGTTCCTGCATATCTTT GGTGCCCTGCTGCCCcagccctccttcctctcccgCACCATCCAAGATCTGGGCATCGGGACATTCCGGGACTTGGCCGTGGTGCTGGACACAGCACCCATCCTGACAGCACTGGACATCTTTGTGGACCGGCGTGTGTCTGCGCTGCCGGTGATCAATGAAGCTG GACAGGTTGTGGGCCTCTACTCCCGCTTTGATGTGATT CACTTGGCCGCCCAGCAAACCTACAACCACCTAGACATTAGTGTGAGAGAAGCATTGAAGCAGAGGACACTGTGTCTGGAGGGGGTCCTTTCCTGCCAGCCCCACGAGAGCTTGGGGGAAGTCATCGACCGCATCGTCCGGGAGCAG GTGCACCGGCTGGTGCTAGTGGACGAGAGCCAGCATCTCCTGGGCATCGTGTCACTCTCCGACATCCTTCAGGCACTGGTGCTCAGTCCTGCTGGTATCGACGCCCTCGGGGCCTGA
- the PRKAG3 gene encoding 5'-AMP-activated protein kinase subunit gamma-3 isoform X1 yields the protein MEHTLCRNPSWSHLGGPEHQEMSFLEQGENTSWPSPAMSTGSERSHGKQGTKASRWTRQEAVEERELLGLGEDPTDSQARPPAEYAGLEATFPEATHLSQAAPLARLGSAPTEWDIFPSDDVASTAGSSTDGLELDLEFPATGAWGYELGMVEERPALCPSPRALLPKPGWDDELQKPGAQVYMRFMQEHTCYDAMATSSKLVIFDTTLEIKKAFFALVANGIRAAPLWDSKKQSFVGMLTITDFILVLHRYYRSPLVQIHEIEEHKIETWREIYLQGCFKPLVSISPNSSLFEAVYILIKNRIHRLPVLDPVSGAVLHILTHKRLLKFLHIFGALLPQPSFLSRTIQDLGIGTFRDLAVVLDTAPILTALDIFVDRRVSALPVINEAGQVVGLYSRFDVIHLAAQQTYNHLDISVREALKQRTLCLEGVLSCQPHESLGEVIDRIVREQVHRLVLVDESQHLLGIVSLSDILQALVLSPAGIDALGA from the exons ATGGAGCACACGCTGTGCCGG AACCCATCCTGGAGCCACCTTGGGGGACCAGAGCATCAAG AGATGAGCTTCCTAGAACAAGGAGAGAACACTTCATGGCCATCACCGGCCATGAGCACTGGCTCAGAGAGAAGCCATGGGAAACAGGGCACCAAGGCCTCACGATGGACAAGGCAGGAGGCtgtggaggaaagggagctgCTGGGTCTGGGGGAAG ATCCAACCGATTCCCAGGCCAGGCCACCTGCTGAGTACGCCGGGCTGGAGGCCACATTCCCCGAGGCGACGCATTTGTCCCAAGCTGCTCCCTTGGCCCGGTTGGGCTCCGCACCCACAGAGTGGGACATCTTCCCCTCCGACGACGTAGCCTCAACCGCAGGCTCCAGCACAGATGGTCTGGAGCTAGACCTAGAGTTCCCGGCCACTGGGGCCTGGGGGTACGAGCTGGGCATGGTGGAAGAGAGGCCTGCCTTGTGCCCCTCCCCGCGGGCCCTCCTACCCAAGCCGGGCTGGGACGATGAGCTGCAGAAGCCGGGGGCACAGGTCTACATGCGTTTCATGCAGGAGCACACCTGCTACGATGCCATGGCAACCAGCTCCAAGCTGGTCATCTTCGACACCACGCTGGAG atCAAGAAGGCCTTCTTTGCCCTTGTGGCCAACGGCATCCGGGCGGCACCTCTGTGGGACAGCAAGAAGCAAAGCTTtgtgg GGATGCTGACCATCACGGATTTCATCTTGGTGCTGCACCGCTATTATAGGTCCCCGCTG GTCCAGATCCATGAGATTGAAGAACACAAGATTGAGACCTGGAGAG AAATCTACCTTCAAGGCTGCTTCAAGCCTCTGGTCTCCATTTCTCCCAACAGCAG CCTGTTTGAAGCTGTCTACATCCTCATTAAGAACCGGATCCACCGTCTGCCGGTCCTGGACCCAGTCTCGGGCGCcgtgctccacatcctcacacaCAAGCGGCTGCTCAAGTTCCTGCATATCTTT GGTGCCCTGCTGCCCcagccctccttcctctcccgCACCATCCAAGATCTGGGCATCGGGACATTCCGGGACTTGGCCGTGGTGCTGGACACAGCACCCATCCTGACAGCACTGGACATCTTTGTGGACCGGCGTGTGTCTGCGCTGCCGGTGATCAATGAAGCTG GACAGGTTGTGGGCCTCTACTCCCGCTTTGATGTGATT CACTTGGCCGCCCAGCAAACCTACAACCACCTAGACATTAGTGTGAGAGAAGCATTGAAGCAGAGGACACTGTGTCTGGAGGGGGTCCTTTCCTGCCAGCCCCACGAGAGCTTGGGGGAAGTCATCGACCGCATCGTCCGGGAGCAG GTGCACCGGCTGGTGCTAGTGGACGAGAGCCAGCATCTCCTGGGCATCGTGTCACTCTCCGACATCCTTCAGGCACTGGTGCTCAGTCCTGCTGGTATCGACGCCCTCGGGGCCTGA
- the PRKAG3 gene encoding 5'-AMP-activated protein kinase subunit gamma-3 isoform X3: MEHTLCRNPSWSHLGGPEHQEMSFLEQGENTSWPSPAMSTGSERSHGKQGTKASRWTRQEAVEERELLGLGEDPTDSQARPPAEYAGLEATFPEATHLSQAAPLARLGSAPTEWDIFPSDDVASTAGSSTDGLELDLEFPATGAWGYELGMVEERPALCPSPRALLPKPGWDDELQKPGAQVYMRFMQEHTCYDAMATSSKLVIFDTTLEVQIHEIEEHKIETWREIYLQGCFKPLVSISPNSSLFEAVYILIKNRIHRLPVLDPVSGAVLHILTHKRLLKFLHIFGALLPQPSFLSRTIQDLGIGTFRDLAVVLDTAPILTALDIFVDRRVSALPVINEAGQVVGLYSRFDVIHLAAQQTYNHLDISVREALKQRTLCLEGVLSCQPHESLGEVIDRIVREQVHRLVLVDESQHLLGIVSLSDILQALVLSPAGIDALGA; this comes from the exons ATGGAGCACACGCTGTGCCGG AACCCATCCTGGAGCCACCTTGGGGGACCAGAGCATCAAG AGATGAGCTTCCTAGAACAAGGAGAGAACACTTCATGGCCATCACCGGCCATGAGCACTGGCTCAGAGAGAAGCCATGGGAAACAGGGCACCAAGGCCTCACGATGGACAAGGCAGGAGGCtgtggaggaaagggagctgCTGGGTCTGGGGGAAG ATCCAACCGATTCCCAGGCCAGGCCACCTGCTGAGTACGCCGGGCTGGAGGCCACATTCCCCGAGGCGACGCATTTGTCCCAAGCTGCTCCCTTGGCCCGGTTGGGCTCCGCACCCACAGAGTGGGACATCTTCCCCTCCGACGACGTAGCCTCAACCGCAGGCTCCAGCACAGATGGTCTGGAGCTAGACCTAGAGTTCCCGGCCACTGGGGCCTGGGGGTACGAGCTGGGCATGGTGGAAGAGAGGCCTGCCTTGTGCCCCTCCCCGCGGGCCCTCCTACCCAAGCCGGGCTGGGACGATGAGCTGCAGAAGCCGGGGGCACAGGTCTACATGCGTTTCATGCAGGAGCACACCTGCTACGATGCCATGGCAACCAGCTCCAAGCTGGTCATCTTCGACACCACGCTGGAG GTCCAGATCCATGAGATTGAAGAACACAAGATTGAGACCTGGAGAG AAATCTACCTTCAAGGCTGCTTCAAGCCTCTGGTCTCCATTTCTCCCAACAGCAG CCTGTTTGAAGCTGTCTACATCCTCATTAAGAACCGGATCCACCGTCTGCCGGTCCTGGACCCAGTCTCGGGCGCcgtgctccacatcctcacacaCAAGCGGCTGCTCAAGTTCCTGCATATCTTT GGTGCCCTGCTGCCCcagccctccttcctctcccgCACCATCCAAGATCTGGGCATCGGGACATTCCGGGACTTGGCCGTGGTGCTGGACACAGCACCCATCCTGACAGCACTGGACATCTTTGTGGACCGGCGTGTGTCTGCGCTGCCGGTGATCAATGAAGCTG GACAGGTTGTGGGCCTCTACTCCCGCTTTGATGTGATT CACTTGGCCGCCCAGCAAACCTACAACCACCTAGACATTAGTGTGAGAGAAGCATTGAAGCAGAGGACACTGTGTCTGGAGGGGGTCCTTTCCTGCCAGCCCCACGAGAGCTTGGGGGAAGTCATCGACCGCATCGTCCGGGAGCAG GTGCACCGGCTGGTGCTAGTGGACGAGAGCCAGCATCTCCTGGGCATCGTGTCACTCTCCGACATCCTTCAGGCACTGGTGCTCAGTCCTGCTGGTATCGACGCCCTCGGGGCCTGA